A region of Desulfuromonadales bacterium DNA encodes the following proteins:
- a CDS encoding BrnA antitoxin family protein: MKNSSDPMHDKFKDDDFADAKPVAETPPLAKLQAEAGGKIRITMRVDNDVLAIFKARAEMCGGNYQTLMNEALKQFAHGLKLSDVVREAVHESLETYLGSSGAGKKHREKKRSS, translated from the coding sequence ATGAAAAATAGTTCTGATCCGATGCACGACAAATTCAAGGACGACGATTTCGCCGACGCCAAGCCGGTGGCCGAAACTCCGCCTCTGGCCAAGCTGCAGGCCGAAGCCGGCGGGAAAATCCGCATCACCATGCGCGTGGACAATGACGTTCTGGCGATCTTCAAAGCTCGGGCCGAGATGTGCGGCGGCAACTATCAGACCCTGATGAACGAGGCCTTGAAGCAGTTCGCTCATGGTCTGAAACTCTCGGACGTGGTGCGCGAGGCGGTCCACGAAAGCCTCGAAACCTATCTTGGCTCTTCCGGCGCCGGGAAGAAACATCGTGAGAAAAAGCGTTCGTCTTGA